The region CTCGGCCTCGTCCTCGGCCATCATATAGATCGAGGCTTCCCAGATATCCTTCTTCTCATCGATTTCGGTGGTGCCGATGGCAAAGTCTTCTTCGCCGAAGACTTCGCTCAAAAGGTCGAGGATCTCTTCGGCCCGGCTTTCGGTCGTCGTCACGTAAAGGCGGATTTCACTCACGATAGGCGGTCTTTCCCGTTTCCGTTGCCCGCCACCGGTCGAGCCAACGCCCCATCACGCTGAAACCATCACCCCTTGTTGACGAGATTCTCCAGCTTCTTTACCGCCGTGTCCGGGTTTTCGCCATAGGCGATCGTTCCGGAAAACCGCCCGGCCGAATCGAGCAGGAAGACCGAAGCCGTATGATCCATCGTATAGTCACCGTTCGGATCCTTCTCGTCGACCGGCACCTTCTTGGCGTAGACGCGGAAACCCTTGATGACCTCGGCAATCTTGTCCGGCGGGCCCGAAATGCCGGTAATGCGCTTGGAAACGTTGGAGACGTACCCATTCATGATCTCCGGCGTGTCGCGTTCCGGATCGACGGTCACGAAAAAGGCCTGCAGCTTGTCACCCTTCGGATCGACCTTCTCCATCCAGCCATTCAGCTCGAAAAGCGTCGTCGGGCAGACTTCCGGGCAATGGGTGAAACCGAAGAACAACGCCGTCGGCTTGCCGCGCAGCGCCTGCTCGGTGATCGGCTGCCCGCTCTGCGAGACCAGGGTGAAAGGAACACCGAAGGGCGCCTCCACCGCCACATCCCCCGATTTCAAAGGATACCACCTGATAAAGCCGAGAACCCCGGCAAGTATCAGGACACCGACCCAAACGGCGATGCGGAATGTCTTCATTGGCGAGATCCTCGATCCAGGCGGATGTGCCGCCCGCCTCTGCCGGCGTGATTATAGTCTCGACCGAAGGCGCGCAACTCAACAATATGTTTTCTGACCCGTGATTAATTGTCTCATCGGTCAGGCCGTCCCCGACCGGAAATCGGCCCCCAGAAATCAGCACGGATCAAAAAAGCAATGTTTGTGAACAGCTTGCCTTCACAGCGACGAGCAATCTCAAAATACATATCGTTAGGAAAGACTTAAGCCGTCACATCTATATTTAACGGCGGTTCTACATCGCTACTCCGCCGGGGATAACTGGGAAGAATTCTGACCATGAACAACAACAACGCCATCAAGCAGTCGGGCGCTTATCTCGAAATCGTCTCGTTCCACCTGGGCGACCAGGAATTCTGCATCGACATCATGGCCATCCGCGAAATCCGCGGCTGGGCGCCGGTAACGCCGATGCCACACACCCCGCCCTACGTGCTCGGCCTCATCAACCTGCGCGGCGCAGTCATCCCCGTCATCGACATGGCCTGCCGCCTCGGCATGAAGATGACCGAGCCCTCCGAGCGCTCGGCGATCATCGTCACCGACATCGCCGGCAAACTGGTCGGCCTGCTGGTCGAGCAGGTTTCCGACATGATGACCATCAAGAGCGAAGACCTGCAGCCGCCACCGGAAATTATTCCGGAAGCCCAGCGCGCCTTCTGCCGCGGCATCGTCGCCCTCGAAAAGACTATGGTCTGCTTCCTGAACCTCGATACGGTCATCGCCGACGAACTGACGCAGGCGGCTTGATACTTTTCCGTTCTGGCGTTGGAAGGCCCGGCTCGTCCGGGCTTTTTTATTTGATGCGGAGAGCGGCTGGCATGGTTTCCGGTCTACGAAAACCCCTCCCCAACCCCTCCCCACAAGGGGGAGGGACTAACCTGGGGCTACGCCTCACTCCCCCGAAACGTCGAGAATCTGGAAAGCGGGTGCGCCAAATTAAGCCCCTCCCCCTTGTGGGGAGGGGTTTGGGGCGGGGTCTTCATCACCGAGGACGAAAGCCCCTCAGCTTTACGGCTTCCCATTCTTCCAGGTCACATTCTGCCCATAGAGCGGAATCGTCGAAATCGACATCTTCGCCGAACCGTCCGTCAGCTCCCGCGAGTGAGCGAGATAGATCAGCGTATCGTTGGTCTTGTCGTAGATGCGGTTGACGACCAGCGTCTTCCAGATCAGCGACATGCCCTGGCGGAACACTTCGCTGCCATCCTTGGACAGGTCGATATTGCCGATCTCGATCGGTCCGGTCTGCCGGCAGGCGATGGAGTTGTTGGACGGATCTTCGAACCAGTTGCCGTTCTTGAACCGGTCGATGAGGCTGCGGTCGAAATAGGTGACGTGGCAGGTAACGCCCTTGACCTCCGGATCGGAGACCGCCTCGACGATGATGTCGTTGCCGATCCAGTCGACCCCGACCTTGCCGACGACTTCGGCTGCGGCGGCGCCGGCCGAGAGGGCAGCGAAAGAGAAGGCGGTGAGGAGAAGATTGCGCAGCTTGGACATGGCGGCTCCTGAGAGCGCCGCGTATCCGACCGGACGCGCTAAGGACGCTCTATCGCTTTGAATCTGTGCATAATCCTTTCCGAAAATCGATTCCGATTTTAGGGATTATGCGCTGATCCGCCTTCTAGATAAGTGCGTCCCGATGCATTGCAAGAAAGGCCGACGGCGAGAACGATCAGCCTTTCCGGCAGGTGCAGGGCTCATAGGCCCGCGCCGTCAGCCGGCCGGGCCTCATGCCGATCAGCGCCGGTATGGCGTGAACGGCATTGGCCTTGACCGCTTTTGCCATCTCGATGGCAGCGGCCGCGCAGACGACAGCGTCCTCGGCGGCGTTGTGGTGCACGAAACGCAGGCCGAGATGCTCGGCGATCAGGTTCAGCCGATGCGAGAGGAAGTGCGGCCAGATCCGCTGCGCCATCTTCAGGCTGCAGAGATAGGTCAGTTCCGGATAGGATTGCCGGTAGAGATCGAGGCACGCCCGCCAGACGCTGAAATCGAAGGCGGCATTATGCGCGATCATCGTCGCGCCGCTGATATCCTCGTGGAACTCGTCCATCACCTCGGGAAATTCGGGCGCATCCTCGACGTGCTCCGGCCGGATGCCGTGGATAGCGATGTTCATCCCGGAAAAACGCATGTCCCGCGGCCGGATCAGCCGCTCCTCGACGCGCGTGACCCTGCCCTCCTCGATCCAGGCAAGGCCGACGGAACAGGCGCTGCCGCGCTGTTCGTTCGCCGTTTCGAAGTCAATCGCGATGGTCTTCAAATCAGCACCCGAATCATTTCCTCGGGAACAGAAATACCGCCCCGCTCCCGGTCGCGCAAATTCGGCACGACGTACGGTTGACATTTCACCCCGCATATCCAAACTTGCCGCCATGATCGGCTCAGTGACCATGGCAGCGCTTATTCATCACACCACGACCCTTGAAGGGTACGCGGGAGCGATGGCGCGTTAGCAGCGATCCGATCATCCCGAAAACCCTGCCGAGGCGAGCAGGGTTTTCCAAAACTTGCGCTCTCCTCCTGAAACGAACGGAGAGCAGCCAATGTCTGAAAACGAAGAGACTGAGCCTGGCCGCCGGGCGCGCCTGCCGGAAGGCGTCCTCGTGCGCGCCGTCCGCCTTGCCGATGCGGAGGAAATCACCGATCTGATAAATCTGCCGGGCTATCGGGCCGGCACCC is a window of Rhizobium sp. N324 DNA encoding:
- a CDS encoding CreA family protein, which codes for MSKLRNLLLTAFSFAALSAGAAAAEVVGKVGVDWIGNDIIVEAVSDPEVKGVTCHVTYFDRSLIDRFKNGNWFEDPSNNSIACRQTGPIEIGNIDLSKDGSEVFRQGMSLIWKTLVVNRIYDKTNDTLIYLAHSRELTDGSAKMSISTIPLYGQNVTWKNGKP
- a CDS encoding 3'-5' exonuclease, coding for MKTIAIDFETANEQRGSACSVGLAWIEEGRVTRVEERLIRPRDMRFSGMNIAIHGIRPEHVEDAPEFPEVMDEFHEDISGATMIAHNAAFDFSVWRACLDLYRQSYPELTYLCSLKMAQRIWPHFLSHRLNLIAEHLGLRFVHHNAAEDAVVCAAAAIEMAKAVKANAVHAIPALIGMRPGRLTARAYEPCTCRKG
- a CDS encoding SCO family protein; its protein translation is MKTFRIAVWVGVLILAGVLGFIRWYPLKSGDVAVEAPFGVPFTLVSQSGQPITEQALRGKPTALFFGFTHCPEVCPTTLFELNGWMEKVDPKGDKLQAFFVTVDPERDTPEIMNGYVSNVSKRITGISGPPDKIAEVIKGFRVYAKKVPVDEKDPNGDYTMDHTASVFLLDSAGRFSGTIAYGENPDTAVKKLENLVNKG
- a CDS encoding chemotaxis protein CheW, producing MNNNNAIKQSGAYLEIVSFHLGDQEFCIDIMAIREIRGWAPVTPMPHTPPYVLGLINLRGAVIPVIDMACRLGMKMTEPSERSAIIVTDIAGKLVGLLVEQVSDMMTIKSEDLQPPPEIIPEAQRAFCRGIVALEKTMVCFLNLDTVIADELTQAA